In the Thermococcus sp. MAR1 genome, one interval contains:
- a CDS encoding chloride channel protein — translation MVSKRQYLRKWGIVIAFSILAGLVGGLGAIVFRVFIGVVHRFFFEWLLPRVSYEVGSFNLGYILLPTLGALVVTLFVIKCPEIKGNGIPEVIEAVIFKGGNIPGKFAVLKTIATAITIGSGGSVGREGPIGFIGASLTSILARWFNLSREMKKLLVTCGLAAGIAGTFNTPLAGAMFALEVVYMGAFSINLVPIFIAAVTGNALTLAVLNRAVEIEIPGGIGHTLPELPLFFLLGLSLGLLAAFYARFLYRVVDGFSKANVPEVIKPAMGGFGVGVLGMLFPAYGIFGIGYEGMRMAFYGELAIGLLVTLGLVKMLATALTLGSGQSGGVFAPSLYIGTMFGAAFGQVVRFLFPDLGSNPAVYALAGMAAFFSGMTQAPLTQILMVTELTRSYAVLPAVMTSATIGFLTARFFLKGESIYTLKLIRKGYHVTTGKPVILETISVGEIMTREPVYVHKDATLLDVEHLISETAHDCFPVVDDDMNVVGVVGIKDILKKPTSLKRIRVERFLESRPFTVTYPTETAEDAFEKLMEYDLNLLPVVRSEEEPKLIGVVTKRDIYRAYYRGLEGMYID, via the coding sequence ATGGTGTCAAAAAGGCAGTACCTCAGAAAGTGGGGAATTGTCATCGCCTTTTCAATCCTGGCCGGCCTAGTTGGTGGTTTGGGGGCGATAGTCTTTAGGGTATTCATAGGAGTGGTTCACAGGTTTTTCTTCGAGTGGCTTCTCCCCCGGGTTTCCTACGAGGTGGGAAGCTTTAATCTCGGTTACATACTCCTGCCAACGCTCGGCGCGTTGGTGGTCACACTCTTTGTCATCAAGTGTCCCGAGATTAAGGGGAACGGCATCCCGGAGGTCATAGAGGCCGTCATATTCAAGGGCGGCAACATCCCCGGAAAGTTCGCGGTTCTGAAAACGATAGCCACGGCGATAACCATAGGCTCCGGCGGCAGCGTGGGACGTGAGGGACCGATAGGATTCATCGGGGCTTCCCTGACCTCCATTCTGGCACGTTGGTTCAACTTATCGAGGGAGATGAAAAAGCTCCTGGTCACCTGCGGTCTGGCGGCAGGTATAGCCGGCACCTTCAACACCCCACTCGCGGGGGCGATGTTCGCCCTTGAGGTCGTTTACATGGGCGCGTTTTCCATAAACCTGGTACCCATATTCATAGCCGCGGTTACGGGCAATGCCCTGACGCTGGCAGTGCTGAACAGGGCAGTCGAGATAGAGATACCCGGTGGTATCGGGCACACACTACCGGAGCTCCCCCTGTTCTTTCTCCTTGGGTTAAGCCTCGGCCTCCTGGCGGCATTCTACGCGCGGTTCCTCTACCGTGTAGTTGACGGGTTCTCGAAGGCCAACGTGCCCGAAGTCATAAAACCCGCGATGGGCGGCTTCGGAGTCGGCGTTCTTGGAATGCTGTTTCCAGCTTATGGCATATTCGGAATAGGCTACGAGGGCATGAGGATGGCGTTTTACGGCGAGCTGGCGATTGGACTGCTCGTGACTCTAGGGCTGGTCAAGATGCTGGCCACCGCCCTGACGCTTGGCTCAGGCCAGAGCGGCGGCGTCTTCGCCCCGAGCCTATACATTGGAACCATGTTCGGAGCTGCCTTTGGACAGGTTGTGAGGTTCCTCTTCCCCGATCTCGGCTCGAACCCAGCAGTCTACGCCCTGGCCGGAATGGCGGCCTTTTTCAGCGGCATGACGCAGGCACCGCTAACCCAGATACTCATGGTCACGGAGCTGACGAGGAGCTACGCCGTTCTACCCGCGGTGATGACCTCCGCGACCATAGGCTTCCTAACGGCCAGGTTCTTCCTCAAGGGGGAGTCCATCTACACCCTCAAGCTCATCAGGAAGGGCTACCATGTAACGACGGGCAAACCGGTCATACTCGAGACTATCTCCGTCGGAGAGATAATGACGAGGGAGCCGGTTTACGTCCACAAAGACGCGACGCTTCTCGATGTTGAGCATCTGATAAGCGAGACTGCCCACGACTGCTTTCCCGTTGTCGATGACGATATGAACGTAGTCGGAGTTGTGGGAATAAAGGACATCCTGAAAAAGCCAACTTCGCTGAAGAGAATCCGGGTCGAGAGGTTCCTGGAATCAAGGCCATTTACCGTCACGTACCCAACGGAAACAGCAGAAGATGCCTTTGAAAAGCTTATGGAGTACGACCTGAACTTGCTTCCCGTGGTCCGTTCAGAGGAAGAGCCAAAACTCATCGGGGTAGTGACCAAAAGGGACATATACCGCGCCTACTACCGCGGCCTGGAGGGAATGTACATAGACTGA
- a CDS encoding nitrous oxide reductase family maturation protein NosD, whose protein sequence is MGKIARITLLFIAIILIILPNLSRANISNAPSQPVNISSCALINQSGYYILTRDINASESMMCIMITVSNVVLDGAGHTIEGLGNYHTIGIYVKGSTTLTNVTVRNLTVKEWFHGIRYENVIGGLIEDSMITKNFGFGIFLSQSRNITITGNAVDSNYCPGIFLHNSSDNTISDNSVSFNTEGISLSASSNSNLVLDNNASSNTNRGITVTYSNNNTVSMNYIGRNIHEGIFLQEAGGNTITKNNVISNGYHGINLYSSRQNIVTDNYVALNRQDGIVLHSASQNVISGNTILENRFRGVSLWKSSGSNTVASNTIRANKDAGISIDSSNRNIIAHNNVGSNRYGVFLFNSNDNLIYDNYLNNTKNAQDNGENRWNIEKTAGTNIVGGPCLGGNYWSDYSGRDTDGDGFGNTMLPYTAGGNILHGGDYLPLVPVSENASCTPVTTTSTTSTVSPSSTASSIATSSTSTVSSSTTTPSKPTSSTTTPTTTSEGREGTASGTGGEKATICGPALLLGLALIPFILRKLKGKR, encoded by the coding sequence ATGGGAAAAATAGCAAGAATAACTTTGCTATTCATCGCAATAATTTTGATTATTTTACCAAACCTGTCTAGGGCTAACATCTCAAACGCCCCTTCTCAGCCCGTTAACATAAGCTCGTGTGCACTCATAAACCAGTCGGGATATTACATACTCACCAGAGACATAAATGCCAGCGAAAGTATGATGTGCATTATGATAACCGTCAGCAACGTTGTCCTTGATGGAGCGGGGCACACTATCGAAGGTCTGGGGAACTACCACACTATCGGGATATATGTCAAAGGCTCAACAACCCTCACAAACGTTACGGTCCGGAATCTAACAGTTAAAGAGTGGTTCCATGGAATACGTTATGAGAATGTCATTGGAGGGCTCATAGAAGACAGCATGATCACAAAAAACTTCGGATTCGGTATTTTTCTGTCTCAATCCCGCAACATCACGATAACTGGAAATGCCGTGGATTCTAATTACTGTCCGGGGATATTCCTTCACAATTCAAGCGACAACACGATTTCAGATAACAGCGTGAGCTTTAATACCGAGGGGATTTCCCTCAGCGCCTCCAGCAATTCAAACCTGGTACTGGATAACAACGCAAGCTCAAACACCAACAGGGGAATCACTGTAACGTATTCAAACAACAACACAGTATCCATGAACTATATAGGGAGAAACATTCATGAAGGTATCTTCCTGCAGGAGGCCGGGGGAAACACGATAACAAAAAACAACGTAATCTCAAACGGATATCACGGGATTAACCTCTACTCAAGCAGGCAAAACATCGTAACCGACAACTATGTAGCGCTGAACAGGCAGGATGGAATTGTCCTCCACTCAGCGTCCCAGAATGTAATATCCGGCAACACAATACTCGAAAACCGTTTCCGCGGAGTCTCCCTCTGGAAATCCAGTGGCTCCAACACGGTGGCCAGCAACACAATAAGGGCTAACAAGGATGCGGGAATATCTATCGACTCCTCAAACAGAAACATCATTGCTCACAATAACGTGGGCTCCAACAGATACGGAGTGTTCCTTTTCAATTCCAACGACAACCTAATCTACGACAACTACCTGAACAACACTAAGAACGCCCAAGACAATGGGGAAAACAGGTGGAACATTGAAAAAACAGCTGGCACAAACATAGTCGGCGGCCCGTGTCTCGGGGGAAACTACTGGAGCGACTACTCCGGAAGGGATACTGACGGGGATGGCTTTGGGAACACCATGTTGCCATATACCGCCGGCGGGAACATTCTGCACGGTGGAGACTATCTGCCTCTCGTGCCGGTCTCCGAAAACGCGTCCTGCACTCCCGTCACGACCACATCAACGACATCAACGGTTTCTCCTTCGTCCACGGCCTCATCTATCGCCACCTCCTCCACCAGCACCGTTAGTTCCTCGACCACAACACCGTCAAAGCCCACTTCGTCAACAACCACCCCTACGACGACTTCGGAAGGAAGAGAAGGCACAGCCTCAGGTACCGGTGGGGAGAAGGCGACCATATGCGGTCCCGCCCTGCTGTTGGGGTTAGCCCTAATCCCGTTCATCCTGAGGAAACTTAAAGGGAAGAGATAG
- a CDS encoding cation:proton antiporter yields MESVTWLLFALGISLILAKIGDSIIERYELPGVLGELLMGMILGNLVYFGIVAPQYLPIVSGEGFATDMTVVANFLAKLGIIFLLFLGALDADLEQLKKTGVTATVSTVLGVFVPLVLGWFALMEMGYPSREAFAGGVLLTATSIGLTVRVMMDLGVLKSEVGAASLSASVMDDFLGIALVIFAVGSGGLLELSVKIVAFFILTGVIWWFLVDYYIKFAERLHVEKGILGVVLGMMFLFAALAEGWFAAAIEGAFMMGLVLSKLPEGKRLMEDVKAIGYGLLIPFFFVHTGAMLNLTVFENANALILAAVLTTVAVFGKVFGRGLGAWITAWGRGRAFLFTKKNFWMSLQMGIGSVPRTEVALVDLMVAIHGGAISPEHAPEFIAATLIFITVSVLITPPLLKWAFKEEIETTRAQKASAKVERIQATKEKIREIKGSH; encoded by the coding sequence ATGGAAAGCGTGACATGGCTGCTCTTCGCCCTTGGAATTTCGCTCATCCTCGCGAAGATAGGGGACAGCATCATCGAACGCTACGAGCTCCCGGGAGTCCTCGGAGAGCTGCTGATGGGAATGATACTCGGAAACCTGGTTTACTTCGGTATCGTTGCGCCCCAGTACCTGCCGATAGTCAGCGGCGAGGGGTTTGCCACGGACATGACCGTGGTGGCCAACTTCCTCGCCAAGCTGGGTATAATATTCCTCCTGTTTCTCGGTGCCCTCGATGCAGACCTTGAACAGCTCAAGAAGACGGGAGTTACCGCAACGGTCTCGACGGTTCTCGGTGTCTTTGTTCCCCTCGTCCTCGGCTGGTTCGCCCTCATGGAGATGGGTTACCCGAGCAGAGAAGCCTTTGCCGGTGGTGTCCTGCTGACCGCGACGAGCATCGGCCTGACCGTCAGGGTGATGATGGATCTGGGCGTTCTCAAGAGTGAGGTTGGTGCTGCCTCCCTGAGCGCGAGCGTCATGGACGATTTTCTGGGCATAGCCCTCGTCATCTTTGCCGTCGGAAGCGGCGGCCTTCTGGAGCTCTCGGTTAAAATCGTGGCGTTCTTCATTCTCACCGGGGTCATCTGGTGGTTCCTCGTCGATTATTACATAAAATTCGCCGAGAGGCTTCACGTGGAGAAGGGAATCCTCGGAGTGGTTCTCGGGATGATGTTCCTCTTCGCGGCTTTAGCTGAAGGCTGGTTCGCGGCTGCAATAGAGGGTGCGTTCATGATGGGCCTCGTCCTCTCAAAACTGCCAGAAGGAAAGCGCCTCATGGAGGACGTGAAGGCCATCGGCTACGGCCTGCTGATACCGTTCTTCTTTGTCCACACGGGAGCGATGCTCAACCTTACGGTCTTCGAGAACGCCAACGCCCTTATCCTTGCCGCGGTCCTCACTACCGTTGCTGTCTTCGGAAAGGTCTTCGGAAGGGGACTGGGAGCGTGGATAACCGCTTGGGGACGCGGAAGGGCTTTCCTCTTCACCAAGAAGAACTTCTGGATGTCGCTCCAGATGGGCATTGGTTCGGTTCCGAGGACAGAGGTCGCGCTCGTTGACCTGATGGTGGCGATACACGGGGGAGCGATAAGCCCCGAGCACGCTCCGGAGTTCATAGCGGCGACCCTGATATTCATAACGGTCTCGGTGCTGATAACGCCGCCACTCCTCAAGTGGGCGTTTAAGGAAGAGATAGAGACAACGAGGGCACAGAAGGCCAGTGCAAAGGTGGAGAGAATCCAGGCAACCAAAGAGAAGATAAGGGAAATAAAGGGCTCCCATTGA
- a CDS encoding HPP family protein has translation MAVEVESALERFHSLKLADIMPRFETMPVVTADSDILSVLKILRTRHHVWVVESRESMKLVGVIRYIDVIDVLLPPEAHRFKLGMTSKTMKSMLGGATRAEDVAERHVLTVEEDATVLDALTKMRKYRIQVLAVVKDGRLVGEVSLRILIDELLRLLRVGGAQWKA, from the coding sequence ATGGCCGTGGAAGTCGAGTCCGCCCTTGAGAGATTCCACTCACTTAAACTGGCCGACATAATGCCGAGATTCGAAACGATGCCTGTGGTAACGGCCGATTCTGACATCCTCAGCGTCCTCAAGATACTCAGAACCAGACACCACGTTTGGGTGGTAGAGAGCAGGGAGAGCATGAAACTGGTAGGGGTTATCCGCTACATAGACGTCATAGACGTCCTTCTGCCGCCTGAAGCTCACAGGTTCAAGCTGGGAATGACGAGCAAAACCATGAAATCGATGCTCGGCGGGGCCACAAGGGCGGAGGACGTTGCGGAGAGGCACGTGCTGACGGTGGAGGAAGACGCCACAGTCCTTGATGCTCTCACAAAGATGCGTAAATACCGGATTCAGGTGCTGGCGGTCGTAAAGGACGGCAGGCTGGTGGGAGAGGTGAGTCTGCGCATACTGATAGACGAACTCCTGAGACTGCTCCGGGTAGGTGGTGCCCAATGGAAAGCGTGA
- a CDS encoding sodium:proton antiporter, with product MSVTGASNVLVPTVDLMVYVFFVVLAVGLVSLLVSKRFNVSYIPLFMFLGILVGPVLGLLNRGLANELFNYVRVFGLVMILFTEGHTLSWKMLKRNSKTILTLDTLGLLITALIIGGIFSWLFHVPFIVGFLFGAIVAATDPATLIPLFRQYRVREDIETIIVTESIFNDPLGIVLTSVAVAMLVPEASSARFLETIAGYIGLYPAAVVFFLYQMGASILIGIVLGVVGYGILKRTEVEDFPEIVIFSLVMAFGGFLLGELVQASGYLVVTVTGIVLGNHKVFFRDDIPVVKRVMRAVEREVHFNESLSAIFTIFIFTLLGASLNPEIIKGHIVQGVIIAFVLMLVARPMASLPILKWRPFKEYLFISLEGPRGVVPAALASLPLTLGITYNNPDLIQWGEIILSVTIITVLVTVLVETLWVPVLRRELLEVRSIEREMKRAGYKPPS from the coding sequence ATGTCTGTAACGGGTGCATCGAATGTCCTGGTTCCAACCGTTGATCTGATGGTCTATGTATTCTTCGTCGTTCTAGCCGTGGGGCTGGTTTCCCTTCTCGTGAGCAAGAGGTTTAACGTGTCATACATTCCCCTCTTCATGTTCCTCGGCATACTAGTCGGTCCTGTTCTTGGTCTCTTGAACAGGGGGCTCGCCAACGAGCTGTTCAACTACGTTCGTGTCTTTGGCCTGGTGATGATACTCTTCACGGAGGGCCACACACTCAGCTGGAAGATGTTGAAGAGAAACTCAAAGACGATACTGACCCTGGATACCTTGGGACTCCTCATCACCGCGCTCATCATCGGCGGAATCTTCTCGTGGCTCTTCCATGTACCATTCATCGTCGGGTTCCTCTTCGGGGCGATCGTAGCCGCCACTGACCCTGCAACCCTCATCCCGCTGTTCAGACAGTACCGTGTCCGCGAAGACATCGAGACCATAATCGTGACTGAGTCAATCTTCAACGATCCCCTCGGCATAGTCCTCACATCCGTTGCAGTTGCGATGCTGGTTCCAGAGGCGTCCAGCGCAAGGTTTCTGGAGACCATAGCGGGCTATATCGGCCTCTACCCAGCGGCCGTCGTTTTCTTCCTGTACCAGATGGGTGCATCGATACTGATCGGAATCGTCCTCGGAGTCGTTGGATATGGCATTCTTAAACGGACCGAGGTGGAGGACTTTCCTGAGATAGTAATATTTTCCCTCGTGATGGCATTTGGGGGTTTTCTCCTGGGAGAGCTGGTTCAGGCCTCTGGCTATCTGGTGGTGACGGTTACGGGCATAGTTCTGGGCAACCACAAGGTTTTCTTCAGGGATGACATTCCCGTGGTCAAGAGGGTTATGAGGGCGGTTGAGAGGGAGGTTCACTTCAACGAGAGCCTTTCGGCAATATTCACGATATTCATCTTCACCCTCTTAGGAGCGAGCCTGAACCCGGAGATAATAAAGGGCCACATCGTGCAGGGCGTTATCATAGCGTTCGTCCTGATGCTGGTAGCCAGGCCAATGGCTTCACTCCCGATACTGAAATGGCGCCCCTTCAAGGAGTACCTCTTCATATCGCTTGAGGGCCCGAGAGGTGTAGTTCCTGCGGCCCTGGCCAGCCTCCCTCTGACGCTCGGAATTACGTACAACAACCCTGACCTGATTCAGTGGGGAGAAATAATCCTCAGCGTCACCATAATCACCGTTCTTGTTACGGTTCTCGTGGAGACCCTCTGGGTTCCGGTACTCAGAAGAGAACTGCTCGAGGTGAGGAGCATCGAGAGGGAGATGAAGCGGGCTGGTTACAAACCTCCTTCTTAG
- the tnpA gene encoding IS200/IS605 family transposase, giving the protein MKQEIPIFSRTRHVKHYLAYHFAWIPKYRRDILTGEVAERLKQMLKEYAEEIDCEVIALEVMPDHVHVFLRAKPNLSPAKIINHLKGKTARKLLQEFPELRTKTTNGRLWSRSYFVTTVGYVTDEIVKHYVETQWERELKRKGR; this is encoded by the coding sequence ATGAAGCAAGAAATCCCAATTTTCTCAAGAACAAGACACGTAAAACACTACTTAGCCTATCACTTCGCCTGGATACCGAAATACCGGAGGGACATTCTCACTGGAGAAGTCGCCGAAAGGCTCAAACAAATGCTCAAAGAGTACGCCGAGGAAATCGACTGTGAGGTTATTGCCCTAGAAGTAATGCCCGACCACGTTCACGTTTTCCTCAGGGCAAAGCCAAACCTTTCACCAGCCAAAATAATTAACCACCTGAAGGGCAAGACAGCAAGAAAACTCCTCCAAGAATTTCCAGAATTAAGAACAAAGACAACCAACGGTCGCTTATGGTCACGCTCCTATTTTGTCACTACAGTTGGCTACGTGACGGACGAGATTGTTAAGCACTACGTTGAAACCCAATGGGAGCGTGAGTTAAAACGAAAAGGGCGGTAA
- the speB gene encoding agmatinase: MDFLYTYETLKLEFPLVEPEEARFAIMGIPFDGTTSFKPGARFGPTLIRHATLNLESYIIDYGVDIAELPIADIGDVAVVAGDPRKTADRVRETIKELKRVNPDVIPILLGGEHSQTLGAVEALNPKSYVVFDAHLDLRESYEDNPYNHACVGRRISELGVREAMFGIRSGTREEVEYAEREGIAWVHARDYDFDAFVELVKPLPEPIYLSVDIDAFDLSLVPSTGTPEAGGLGFWDVIEAVEWLVENKRIAGFDIMEVAGSELGDITALTAAKLLFYFIGAAGRVY, from the coding sequence ATGGACTTCCTGTACACCTACGAGACACTCAAGCTGGAGTTCCCTCTCGTTGAGCCGGAGGAAGCACGGTTTGCAATCATGGGAATTCCCTTCGATGGAACGACCAGCTTCAAGCCCGGCGCGAGGTTCGGGCCGACCCTCATCAGGCACGCAACGCTCAACCTAGAGAGCTACATCATTGACTACGGCGTTGACATAGCAGAACTCCCTATAGCGGACATAGGGGACGTTGCCGTTGTCGCCGGCGACCCTAGGAAGACCGCGGACAGAGTGAGGGAGACCATCAAGGAGCTCAAGCGCGTCAATCCCGACGTTATCCCGATACTCCTGGGCGGCGAGCACTCCCAGACACTGGGTGCGGTTGAGGCGCTCAACCCAAAAAGCTACGTCGTCTTCGATGCCCACCTCGACCTGCGCGAGAGTTACGAGGACAACCCCTACAACCACGCCTGTGTGGGGAGGAGAATAAGCGAACTGGGAGTCAGGGAAGCCATGTTTGGAATACGGAGCGGTACGAGGGAGGAAGTCGAGTACGCGGAGAGGGAGGGTATAGCGTGGGTGCACGCGAGGGACTACGACTTTGATGCATTCGTTGAGCTGGTGAAGCCTCTCCCGGAGCCTATCTACCTCTCGGTTGACATAGACGCGTTTGACCTCTCACTGGTTCCCTCAACGGGGACTCCTGAGGCCGGTGGTTTAGGGTTCTGGGACGTTATCGAGGCCGTTGAGTGGCTCGTGGAGAACAAGAGGATAGCCGGTTTTGATATAATGGAAGTGGCTGGAAGCGAACTCGGGGATATAACCGCCCTAACCGCGGCGAAGCTTCTATTTTACTTCATAGGTGCCGCTGGAAGGGTGTACTGA
- a CDS encoding translation initiation factor IF-5A gives MGDKTKVQVSKLKPGRYILIDGEPCRIGNITVSSPGKHGSAKARIEAVGIFDGKVRSIVKPTSAEVDVPIIDKRTAQIIAMTPDTVQIMDMETYELYDVPIEGGVADEIKDQLKEGINVEYWETLGRIKIMKLKGE, from the coding sequence ATGGGAGACAAGACCAAGGTTCAGGTTAGCAAGCTCAAGCCGGGAAGGTACATCCTTATCGACGGCGAGCCCTGCAGGATAGGCAACATAACCGTTTCCTCGCCTGGCAAGCACGGCTCCGCCAAGGCCAGGATCGAGGCCGTTGGAATCTTCGACGGCAAGGTCAGGAGCATCGTCAAGCCCACCAGCGCCGAGGTTGACGTTCCGATCATTGACAAGAGAACTGCCCAGATCATCGCCATGACCCCTGACACCGTCCAGATTATGGACATGGAGACCTACGAGCTCTACGATGTCCCGATCGAGGGCGGCGTCGCCGACGAGATCAAGGACCAGCTCAAGGAAGGAATAAACGTCGAGTACTGGGAGACCCTCGGCAGGATCAAGATAATGAAGCTCAAGGGCGAGTGA
- a CDS encoding sodium-dependent transporter, with protein sequence MRKISFLMAFLITGYILGIWNFLVLPKYYINFGLKGFLISLIPMLVALFLIYSEAESTKRTRYLIYELFFKISRTPALIFVLIMFLLVILGITTYYSSYSLIYIFGIGPKYVPAIAFGTILLSVILLLLAKGKTLEVISVLSVLFVLFAILSAIIVRNQALSAVTAPQAVHYMNNAVSAITSFDQPLSIKGILYMLISVLVSFGLGAGVYYVVGSFTPEELDLKKVLAAVFVLQIILSFAAAFTVAYSLGAAYQGFGKAFHNPNIPAEESMKLYLGFQNLKEYATNSEKSPMDSIEVFYSIPYVLRGNIANADRLIYLLMLSLYFAGLTTIIVLIEMGSQILSEVMQLGRSKSLTLVAFLGLVLSATMVVSDIRTMFVVVPFSVGALIAAVEAYPLLSGELAHNKGIVGSIIVLLFLAGIVSLYFTFRAPGTPIKIGALLGLVLFVPVLMNSMLMKTRR encoded by the coding sequence ATGAGAAAAATAAGCTTCCTGATGGCGTTTTTGATAACCGGGTATATCCTCGGAATCTGGAACTTCCTGGTTCTGCCCAAGTACTATATAAACTTCGGACTGAAGGGATTCCTGATATCGCTGATACCGATGCTCGTAGCGCTGTTCCTGATATACAGTGAGGCGGAGAGCACCAAACGCACCAGATACCTGATATACGAGCTGTTCTTCAAGATATCGCGCACCCCGGCGCTGATATTCGTGCTTATCATGTTCCTGCTCGTGATCCTAGGAATAACAACCTACTACTCCTCGTACAGTCTCATATACATCTTTGGCATCGGGCCCAAGTACGTCCCGGCCATCGCCTTTGGAACAATACTCCTCTCTGTGATCCTTCTCCTACTCGCCAAGGGCAAGACCCTCGAGGTTATCTCGGTGCTCTCGGTGCTCTTCGTGCTCTTCGCAATCCTCTCAGCCATCATAGTCAGAAACCAGGCCCTCAGTGCCGTTACCGCGCCGCAGGCCGTCCACTACATGAACAACGCAGTTTCGGCGATAACTTCCTTCGACCAGCCGCTTTCCATCAAGGGAATCCTCTACATGCTCATATCGGTCCTGGTTTCCTTTGGACTCGGTGCGGGCGTTTACTACGTGGTCGGGAGCTTCACCCCGGAGGAACTTGACCTCAAAAAGGTTCTCGCTGCTGTTTTCGTCCTCCAGATAATACTCAGCTTCGCGGCAGCTTTCACCGTCGCCTATTCCCTCGGCGCGGCATATCAGGGATTCGGAAAGGCATTCCACAACCCCAATATCCCCGCGGAGGAGTCCATGAAGCTCTACCTCGGCTTCCAGAACCTCAAGGAGTACGCTACCAATAGTGAGAAGAGCCCGATGGACTCGATTGAAGTGTTCTACTCGATTCCCTACGTGCTCAGGGGCAATATCGCCAACGCCGACAGGTTGATATACCTGCTCATGCTGTCGCTCTACTTCGCCGGATTGACCACCATCATAGTCCTCATCGAGATGGGCAGTCAGATACTCTCCGAGGTCATGCAGCTCGGGAGGAGCAAGAGCCTGACGCTGGTGGCATTCCTCGGCCTTGTGCTCTCCGCAACAATGGTCGTAAGCGACATCAGAACCATGTTCGTCGTTGTCCCCTTCAGCGTCGGTGCCCTCATAGCGGCGGTGGAGGCCTACCCGCTCCTCTCGGGAGAGCTTGCACACAACAAAGGGATCGTTGGGAGCATAATCGTATTGCTCTTCCTGGCGGGCATTGTGAGCCTCTACTTCACCTTCAGGGCCCCAGGAACACCGATCAAGATCGGGGCACTGCTCGGTCTCGTCCTCTTCGTGCCGGTGCTCATGAACAGCATGCTGATGAAGACCCGCCGCTGA
- a CDS encoding 16S rRNA methyltransferase, producing the protein MLHLVIAEAELELAPKSIVDHPAIVNHAKRRGKKPEEILLDATYHHSAIKKLPDGERRGRPDIVHVCLLNALESIANKENLLRVYVHTRNDEVIYIKPETRIPRNYNRFIGLMESLFKNRAVPRDLELLRIEEKSLGELVEELNPDGVFVMHEDGESIKPGNFGKVLSGLQNPLVVVGGFPHGDFRSKIPGKKISLYKEPLMAWTVVNEIIVNFEHWSL; encoded by the coding sequence ATGCTCCACCTGGTGATAGCCGAGGCCGAACTTGAGCTGGCGCCCAAAAGCATAGTGGATCATCCCGCGATAGTTAACCACGCAAAGCGCAGGGGCAAAAAGCCCGAGGAAATCCTCCTCGATGCAACCTACCACCACTCGGCCATCAAAAAGCTCCCGGACGGGGAGAGACGGGGAAGGCCGGATATAGTCCACGTCTGCCTCCTCAACGCCCTTGAGAGCATAGCCAACAAAGAAAACCTGCTGAGGGTTTACGTCCACACGAGGAACGACGAGGTGATATACATTAAGCCAGAAACCCGGATTCCGAGGAACTACAACCGCTTCATTGGCCTGATGGAGAGCCTCTTCAAGAACCGTGCGGTTCCGAGGGACCTGGAACTGCTCCGCATTGAGGAGAAATCCCTCGGTGAGCTCGTGGAGGAGTTAAACCCCGACGGGGTATTCGTGATGCATGAAGATGGGGAGAGCATAAAGCCGGGGAATTTCGGGAAAGTCCTCTCAGGGCTCCAAAACCCACTCGTAGTTGTCGGGGGCTTTCCTCACGGCGACTTCAGAAGCAAAATTCCTGGGAAGAAAATAAGTCTTTACAAAGAACCGTTGATGGCATGGACAGTTGTGAACGAGATAATCGTCAATTTTGAGCATTGGAGCCTCTAA